Below is a window of Pseudoalteromonas undina DNA.
AGGGGTTTTATAAAATCCTCTTTTTGGTTTACTAAGTCCCATTCAATTTGACTTTGACTGCCAGGCGCTACTTTTACGGAGCTTAATTTAGGGATCTCATTAATAGGATCGTTAGGGTAGCACCAAGAATTTACAGCAGACCCTTGTTTTATTTCACCTGCGTAGCCAGAGCCCATAATAACCCAGCCATTAGCTAATCCCGTTATTTGCCACTTACCCATTTTGTTAGTAAGTTCGTTTCTGTAGGTTTGCGCTTCAGCCTTTGTAATTAGTCTATTATCAGCTGAGCAAACTCCAGCACCTAAGCTTTCATTTTTAAGTTGATCTGGATAAATTGCAGTTGTATTAGCACTTACAAAACTTGTGTGTGACAACAGCAATAGAGGTATTATTTTTTTCATTAAGTTACATCCTTTAAAATCATATTTTAATTAGGCCCTAATTAAATAATCTAATTTTGGACCGATTTTGATTCTAAAGAACTCGCTATATTTTTATAGAGTGTTAAATGAAAGTTGGTTTTTCAAAAATATTAGTTGCTTAAATATTACAAAAATTCATTAAGACTATAGTGCTATTGTAGCTACATTTTTACCCCCTTGAGAGAGTACTCTAAAAAATCGATTAGATAGCGTGTGCTTTTTGGGATTAATTTATCAGGCCATATCAGGTTTACATCTCGTTTAATAGGCTTGAATTGCGTTAATACTTCAACCAAGCTTTCGTCTTTTATATGCGGTAATAAACAATATTTTGGACCATAATAAACACCTCTTCCTTCAATGGCAGCTAAGGCACACATTTCTATATCGTTGGAAATAAAGTTGGGTTGAGGTTTAAAAATTACTTTTTCATTTTTATTTGCTTTAAAAGACCAATTTTCGAATGGCGAGCACGATATGTGGGGGAGTTTAGCTAAATCGTCAAAATTACTTGGTATGCCATATTGCTCAATTAAACTCGATGAGCAAGCTAAAACAAAGCTCATTTGGTTAATGACTTTACATATATTTTGTGAGCTATCTAATTTTCCGATTCTAATAGCTAAATCAAACTCGGTGGCTTTTAAATCAAGGCGTTCATCTGATAGCATCATATGAATCTTAATATTTGGATAAAGTAGGGTGAATTGATTTATAACGCCTGAGAAGTACACACTCTTTATAAAGTTTTGCGGTGCTATTAATTTAATTTTACTCACTTTATTTTCACTAGAGTTCTTAAAATTGCACAGCGTACTTTGTAAACCCTCTACGTGAGCTAAGCAATGGCTATAAAAGCTCTTTCCTGGCTCTGTTAATCGCAAACTTCCTTTTTCACGATAAAACAACGCTAAAGATAAGTCTTCTTCAAGTTTTTTTATTTTTCTTTGTAAAGTGGGTAAAGGAATATTTAACTTTACTGACGCTTCATTAAATGTTTTGTAATCATTTACTTTTATAAAAAGCGCGATTATATCAAGCAAGGTAAATCTCCTGTATAAATTTGAGGTATAAAATCGTATTTAGTACTTAATTATTGGTTAGATTCATAAAACTAATCATTTATTTAAAGTACCCATTAGTCCCTTTTGTGGCAACAAAAATTTTACCTTTGTATTAAATGATTTAGTTACTCGTTTTAGGATAGGAAGTACTGAAGGAAAGTATTAGTAATTTTATAATAAATAACTCATTAGAAATAATTAGTAACATTTAATCAAACAATACAATAGACACGTAATAAGCTAGGTATTACGATTAACAAACTCAATAAAAAACGCTATAAAAAGCAGAGAGTTATTATGGAAGGTAAACCAATAGATAAGAGTGTATTCGATTCTTTTTTTGGGGAATATTCATGGATGTTTAAGGCTTGTAGCATTGTTGCTTTTATAATGTGTGTATATATCAGTTTTAATACTAAAGAGTATATATGGACGCTACTTATTAATGGCGATTTAAATTCTACTATGTTGGTTATGATACTCGGTTACTTATCTGAATTTAGATATCGCTTTATTAAAGAATCAAGAAATAATTGATAGCTACTAATTTAAATCTAAGGTACTAGAGATGAATATATTTATAAAATGGTTGATTTTAGCTGCATTAATTATTGCCGCTATTGCTTGTTATTCTTATGGTAGCACTACTGGCTTATTTATTTTTATTATTGCGGGCTTTGTTTTTGAAATGGCGTTTTGGTTTAAGATGTTTCCTATAAAAAAGAAATCGTCATTGTAGAAAGCTATTTAACCGTCTTGAAAAATAAATTTTTTTAGTTAGCGAGATAAGGGAATAAATAAAAAGGCTGCATTTTTTACAGCCTTTTTGGTTTTTATAAACTTAGTGAGTAACTCTATCGCCCCAAATGTCTTCTAGGCGGCTATCACGACCACAGCGCCAGCGATAGGTATTATAACGAATAGGGTTATTTTTATAGTAATCTTGATGATAACTTTCTTTGCCCTTTATCGGGTAAAAGGTTTTCGCATCAAGAATAGGGGTTACCACTGTTTGCTTAGTAAACTCACTAATAACGGCTTGTTTAGATTTTTGAGCTAGCTTTCGCTGTTGCTCATTAGCTACAAAAATTGCGCTACGGTAGCTTGGGCCTTTATCGCAGAACTGGCCTTTGGCGTCAAAAGGATCAATGTTAACCCAGTAATGGTTTAAAATATCTTGATAGCTTAATACGTCAGTGTTGTAGGTAACCAGAACGGCTTCGTAATGACCGCGATGATTACCATTGTAAGTAGGATTTTTAATTTCACCGCCAGTAAAACCTGAGATCACATCGGTTACACCTTCGAGTTTTTCAAAGTCACTTTCCATACACCAAAAACAGCCTCCTGCTAAAATAGCTTGTTCGGTTTTAGCATGAGCAAATGAGCTAGTCAAAAGTACGGCAGAAGTGACTGCAAATACGAGTGTTTTATTCATAAAAATTATCCACCTAGTGTGTGAGTGCGTAAATGCTTGTTATAGTAGACCCGCTAACTGTAAATACTCTTTCATTGTGTAGCAGGTAACTTGTTTTAAATTCGCTTTATATAAAATGGACTCTATAAATGGAAACCAGTAATTCGCGTACTGAATTAACCACACTTTTGCAAACCAATTTTGCTTCTTTAGGCTATAAACTGCCAAGCGCTGATGAACTCGTTTCTCATGACCACAATGCCCAATACCATGGCTATGCATTTACTTTAAACCAAAAACGCATAATTTACAGAAAGGCTAAAGTTACACCCGACAGACCTGACGCTTTTTTAGCACTATGGAAACGCCCAGCGGATTGTAGTAATTCTAAGCCAATTCCTTTTACCAATGAGTTTGACTACTTATTAGTAGCGGTTTCAAGTGATGGATTAACCTCTAGTAACAACCAAGTAGCAAATTCACAAAGTGGTTTATTTATATTTCCGGTTGAGTTGTTAGTTAAAAAAGGCATAGTGAGCTCTTTAAACTCTAAGGGTAAAACAGCTTTTAGAGTGTTTCCACCTTGGAGCGAAAGCAGAGCCTTAAAAAGGACTAGCACATTTAGTAATTCTGCTAAAGTTACTCAGCGTTGGCAATGCGATTATTTCTTAAAGCAAGATCAAAATAAATTAATAGATTTATCTAAGTTAAACAAAATTTTAGCTAACGCTGTTTAAATTTGAACTATTAAGCCACTTTACCAGCATTGTTTTATATAGGGTTGTTTACTAAAGTGAGATCATACAGTCATACGAATAGTAGGTAAGATATGAACCAGTTAACCGAAAAATCAATTAGTTGCCCTTACTGTGGCGAATCCATAGAAGTATTAATTGATGTGGCTGATATTGATGAGCAATACATAGAAGACTGCCAAGTGTGTTGTAAGCCTATTTCGTTTGTCGTATTTGAAGATAACGACGAACTTAATGTAAATGTATACAGTGAAGATGAGGCGTTTTGAATATTTAGTGAAAGTTGGTGAACCGAACTTTTACACAAATCTAAGCTGAAAATTCAGTAACTTTAATTTTTCTTAATGATATTGGTTGTATATGATACCAAAGTGTTTTAAATGCCATGCTAAAATTTCATTATCGTGGTTTATTCTATCTTTAATGTCGACTCGTTATAGATGTATTCGTTGTGGCTCATTGCATGAATTCACAAATCTTCACCGCTATTTAGGCGTATTTTTTGCGGTACCGCTAGTTTTTTTAGTTATTATGCTAGAAGGTTTTATAACTTCAGCTCTACTAAGAGTAATTTTGTTAATTTCTGTTGCTATATTAATCATGATTTTAATACCTGGGCAACACCAATTAAGTGAAAAAGATAATTTGGAAATTAAAAAAAGGAATAGTAACTGATTAGCAAAAGAGTGGTTCTAGTTTTAATGAAAACTTGGGCGATAATTGTCAGAAGGCTGTAAATACTTTCAGCCTTAAGATAACATTCAACTTGATTAGCTTTGCTGCTGTTCACGCGCTAATTGGTTAGGCAGCAACTCCTCCACAATTTCTCTCGCTGGTAAGGTGTAGCGTACGCCATCAAACATAACCGATGTGAACTCATCAATATTAGTAATGCCGGTAAGGGTCCAACCTTCACCACGTTTTGGGCAGTAAACAGTAGTAGTTGGTTGTATTACTTTAAAATTGTCGCTCATAGTTTATCTTAATTAATGCTTGTGAATACGATATGGTAAGTTAATAATGACGTTCTATAAAGTGCTATTTAAAGCGCGTTTATTTTATTTGGCATAGGCATGTTTAAAACGATAAAATTACCCCGCGTTACCTTGCGTTTAATTACCCACAAACATGGCGCAGCGCTATTAACAATTTTAAATAATCCCCTCGTTTATGAGTTTAACGATTATAAAACGCCGCTAAATAAAGAGCATGTTAAGCAATTAATTCAAGATGATATATCGAGTTATTATCAAGGGGAAGGTGTTCGGCTTGCGATTGAACATAATATGTCTGGCGTCTTAATTGGTACTTGTGGTTTGTATAACATTAATAACCAAACTAAAACTGCTTATTTGGGCTTTGAGCTTGATCCTTTTTATTGGCAACAAGGCTTAATGCATGAAGTACTTAAAGGTTTTGTCAGTGAGATACATCGCTCTTTGAACATTGAACACCTATACGCAGAAATTCATGGTAAAAATGTACGCTGTTATAACTTACTCACTAAACTCGGCTTTGTATTTAACCAGCAAATTAGTAACGGTGTATGGCATAAGCAATTAACTAAAATGGATGGCGCATGAGAATTAAAAAAGCGATTATTTTAAATATGTTACTTACGGCTAGTGTATTTGGGCTTGCAATAACTGGGGTTAGCTATTATCAAAATGATATTTCAGAGTTTGTTGATGTAACCCTAGATTCGAAAGTGCTTAAAGAGTCACGAAAAGTATTTATAAGGTTACCCGGTAGTTTTGACAAAAATAAAGCGTATCCACTTATTATAAAAACAGATGGTAATTTTAATCTAGCTAATTGGGATAAAGCCTTAAAAACATTAAATCATGAAAGTATATTAAATGAGTCTATTTTAGTTGCTATACCAAATCAGTTTTTTACTGATACTAGAAATCGTGATCTTGTGCCACCTTATGCAAGGAAGGACGTTAATACAAATCCTCGACCTAAACATGAAAGTTCGCCTGAAATTTTTGGTAAGGCTGATTTGTTTTTAGCTTTTATAGAGCAAGAGTTACTTACTTATTTAGAGGCCAACTACACATTAACTGAAAATCGAATTTTGACCGGATTTTCAGCCGGGGGCAGCTTTACTTTATACACGCTGCATACTAAACCAAAGTTATTCAATGGTTACTTTGCATTTAGCCCAGCCGCTTGGTATGACGATATGACAGTGACTAAGCGGTTTGATACATTTTTAAAAACAAATATAAATTGTATAAAACAACCGACATTTTTATATATCACTGTCGGTGGGGCAGAGCACTCTTTAATGCTAGGTGCATACAATAATTTAGTTACTAGTTTAGCAAAACATCCAAACGACTGGCTTAAGTGGGGAAGTACAATTAATAATAATGCTGAACATAATCAAAACCCTGCACTGAGTGTCGATAAAGCACTGTTAAATTATACGGCGTTCTTGAGCTCGCAAATTAACACGCCTTCTGATTAATTAATGACGGTGATCAATTAAATATAGTTTGCATTGATTTTTATTGCTTTACTGCTGGAGTACCCACCCAAAAGAACACATCATACTTTGTTTGATTTAAAACAAGTCTTAGCAATAGGTGAATTTTTTAAAATATAATCAGGAAGGGGGGAAATTGGTGGCGTGTATTGGGCGTTTTTTTAACTTATATCTACGCGTTTTATTAAGTGAGTTATGTAGGAACAGGAAAACCAAATTAAACAAAGCAACAATGTAATTATTTAGATGTTCTAAGTTAGACATTTTAATTGCAGCTAACATCGGGTTTTCCATCAATGGTTCAGTAATACACAGACTTAAACTCTAGCTTTTTATAATTGACATTACAACAATGCAATTTTGTTGCTCAGTTGTCTCAGCATGGCTTCTGCATTTGGTATCTCGTCGTTTAAGCCTGTGATCAGGGTCATAAAATAGCAGTCCATCATCACACTTGCTTTTATTTCATCAAATTCTGGTTGTTCACTAAATAGTAGTTTTTTAAATTCATCCATTTGTGCTTTAAAAAAATCCTCACGCCAAATGATGTCGCTAATTAGTAATTTGCTAAATTCACTGTTTTCACAATAAAAGGAATATAGAGGGTGAGCGTAGTGGCGTAATTTCAATCGAGGAGGGCGCTGAGTATCTGATTGCTTTGCTTGCTCGATAATAACTTCAATTTGTTGCTGCATACCTGCCATAAGCAGATCAATTTTATTTTCAAAATGACTAAACACAGTACCAACTGCCACATTAGCTGCAACAGCAATTTCTCTTGTCGATGTGTGGTCATAACCTTGTAGTAAGAAAAGCTCCCATGCTGAAGCTAAAACTTTATCCCGTGTTTTTTCTTTTTTACTCATACTATTCAACGCTTTATATTTTTGTTAGAAGTTGGGCCTAAATCAGCACTTGATTAATTGAGCGCGCTCAATTAAATTTATGAGCATGCTCAATTAATCTAAAGGTGATACATGGAGTTTATCAAACGTGTTATTGGTTATGTACTTTTTATTCCACTTATTTATTTTTATTCTTTTATTCTCGGCCCAATCCTAAAAGCCGTTTTAGTCCCAGGTGGGGTTGTGTTTTTGTGGCTTATTTTAGGGCCAAAAGAGGGGACGCGTGCGTTAAAAAAAGCATTTAAGAGAAAGTAGTTAAGCCTTCTGCAAAAACAATAAAAAAGCCCTGCTATTTTGCAGGGCTTTAGTCAGTTTAACTTTGCAAATTTAAGCTTGAAAGCTCAACAGGCCATTAAAGAACGTATCTAAAACCAAAAGCAATACCGTCATCTTCCGATTGTTCCATTTGTGCTTGCTGTTGCTTATTATCACTTTCAAAATCACCAAAGTCTTTACGCGCTTCTACATAAAGTTGGGTGTTTTCATCTATTAAGTAATGCACTCCAATAACAGCAAATTGACGCTTAAATACATCGTTAGGATCGGCGTTAAAGTTTGGTTGAATTACGTAGTCATCACCTGCATCAAATAAGTTGTAGGCAATAAATGGTCTAAAATCGTTTTCAAAACGATAAGACACAAATGTTTCAATACCAATTGCATCTTTAATTAAACGACCAATGTTATCTGTGTCGTGGTTTTCGTTTTTATTGATATTAGCAGCTACATATAAACCTGGCGCATCAATATTGCCCCAAATAACACCGGCACCGTAAATTAAATCGTCAACTGAACGGGTTGTTCCGTCGCCATAAGTTAATTCAAACTCGCCACGGTTAATACCGGCAGTCAGTTTTAGCTTATCAGTCACGTTATAAGTTACTGCACCGCCAAATGTATAGTTAAATTCAACTTGTTGCGCCGCAGTATCGCCTGACTCAAAATTAGCCTGGCATTGTGATTCTGTAATATCACTTACATCACAGGTATAAAATGCGCTATTTTTTAACTGAGTTTGTACACTAAAATCAAAATCACCGTAACTATTACGGTATTGCAATGTTTTATCGCCACGTCCCGTACCATTTACAGCACCGTCGTCTTTGTTGTAGGTATATACACCTGCGGCATTGCCATCCCAAACATAGCTGTAGTTAGTTGCATATACTACGTCAAACCACGCCCCCCATTGTTTACCAATAGTAATTTGGCCGTATTTGTCGTGTTTAAGTCCTGCATAACCTAAACGATTATACAAAAATTCATCTTGAATTGATTCAAAACGGTTGTTGTATACAATATCGCTACTGCCAACAGGGTTTACACCCCATTCAACTAAAGCCATTGCTTCCCAGCCGTTCTTTAGTTGACGTTTAAAATCAAAATTAATTCGTGAGGCACCATTAACCACTTCATTTTGACCTTGAGTATTAATTACTCGCGCATCTATATAGCCGCCAATAGCGACTGTATTTTTTTCATCCTTAAATACTTCAATTGCTGAAACACTCGGTGTTGTTAAAACACCTGCAATCGCGAGCGATACTAATTTTATTTTCATTGTGTGTGCCTTGCCTAAAAAAGACGTTTTTATAATTACTAAATTCGAAGTCGTGCAGACTAGCAAAGCAATAAAAGGCTCAAAAGTGAAAAATTATCAACGATAATTAATACAAAATACGCAGCTTGTTCACTTTAAGTTAATGCTGTATTTATTTTGTAGCCGTATAAACCGCTATTTAATTTTGGAATAAGACATTAGGATTAAATGCAGGAGGGGGAGAGTTGAATTTTTTTCATAGTTGCTACTATCGGCATAGGTAGAGCTAAAACTCTAATGCTATAAAAAACGTTAATATAGCCGTATTAAATGTTAATAAAAGTAAAATGCGACCAATTAGCGATTTAGTACGTTTAAATTATTTATTTTTCTGTAACGGTGATTGTTTTTTTATTAAACATATTTTTACCGCGTTAACAGCATAATAGTGAATTTCACTTCGCTTTTTTGCACATTTACTCGTTCATCTCTTTGGCTGTTTTAATCCTTCAATAGCTAATAAACAACTACTGTTTACTTTAGGTTGTGCTTTAAACTTTCATAGAAAAAAACGCTGATTTGGTTTAAACTGCGCGCAATTTAAATACTTCAGTCTCCCTTGGAGGGTAGCGCTATTATTAGTACAGCTAACATCACCATGCAATTTGGTGCTAAACCGTTATTTGAAAATATCTCAGCTAAATTTGGTGAATCAAACCGCTATGGTTTAATTGGTGCCAATGGTTGTGGTAAATCAACGTTTATGAAAATTCTAAGCGGTGAGCTTGAGCCATCATCGGGTAATGTAAGCACAGATCCTAATGAACGTGTTGCTAAACTAAATCAAGATCAATTCGCTTACGAAGAGTACTCAGTGATCGACACTGTAATTATGGGTCACAAAGAGCTTTGGGATATTAAACAAGAGCGTGACCGTATCTATAGCCTACCTGAGATGAGTGAAGAGGACGGCATGAAAGTAGCCGATCTTGAAACTGAGTTTGCTGAAATGGATGGCTATTCTGCTGAGTCAAAAGCGGGTGAGCTATTATTAGGTGTTGGTATAGCGACAGAGCAACATTACGGTCCTATGTCTGAAATCGCACCAGGTTTTAAACTTCGAGTGTTATTAGCCCAAGTGTTGTTTTCAGACCCTGATATCATGTTGCTTGATGAGCCTACCAATAACTTGGACATTTACACAATCAAGTGGTTGGAAGATGTTCTAAATCAACGTGACTGTACTATGATCATCATTTCGCATGACCGTCACTTTTTAAACTCGGTATGTACACACATGGCCGATATTGACTACGGTGAATTACGTATTTACCCGGGTAACTACGATGAATATATGTTCGCAGCAACCCAAGCTCGCGAGCGTTTATTAAGTGAAAACGCCAAAAAGAAAAGTCAAATAGCAGAACTACAACAGTTTGTATCGCGCTTTTCTGCTAATGCTTCAAAAGCAAAGCAAGCAACTTCACGTGCAAAACGTATTGATAAAATTCAATTAGACGAAGTGAAAGCCTCGTCACGTCAGTCGCCATTTATCCGTTTTGAACAAGAAAAACAGTTATTCCGTAACGCGCTTGAAATGACCAGCTTATCGCAAGGCTTCGAAGAAACTTTATTCTCAGGTTTAGAAGGCTTAGTTGAGGTAGGTGAACGTATTGCCATTATTGGTGAAAATGGTGTGGGTAAAACAACATTATTAAACACCTTATCAGGACGCTTAGCACCTAAAAGCGGTGAGTTCAAATGGTCTGAAAATGCTAACATTGGCTATTATGCACAAGATCATGCCGATGAGTTTGAAAAAGACATGAACTTATTTGAGTGGATGGAGCAGTGGCAGCAAGAGGGTGATGACGAGCAAGTGGTTCGTAGTTTCTTGGGTCGTATGTTGTTTTCACAAAACGATATTAAAAAATCTGTAAAAGTTATCTCAGGTGGTGAGCAAGGTCGTATGCTGTTTGGTAAAATCATGATGCATAAACCAAATATCTTATTAATGGATGAACCGACGAACCACATGGATATGGAATCAATTGAAGCGCTTAACTTAGCACTTGAAGCGTATGAAGGTACCTTGATGTTTGTGTCACACGACCGTCAGTTTGTATCATCAGTTGCTACCCGTATTTGGGAAATTAAAGACGGTAAAATTATCGACTTTAGAGGAAACTACAGCGAATACTTGGCGAGTAAAGAAGCATAACAGCAAGTATTTTCAGCATTTAAAAAAAGCCATGTTTAACATGGCTTTTTTATTGCCTGCTGGTCGCATTACTGCGGCATTTAAGTATATAATACCCGCCATAAAACCGGACATAAGTCCGCTATTTTTAAAATACATTACTGAGGAGTATTTATGACTGTTGGCATTATTATGGGTTCTAAATCAGATTGGCCAACCATGGAACACGCTGCGCTGATGCTAGAAAAATTTGGCATTGCTTATGAAACTAAAGTGGTTTCTGCTCACCGCACTCCTCAATTACTTGCTGATTACGCAAGTTCTGCAAGCGAACGAGGCATTAAAGTAATTATTGCAGGCGCAGGTGGGGCAGCCCACTTACCGGGTATGGCTGCAGCGTTTACATCATTGCCTGTTTTAGGCGTTCCAGTTAAGTCAAAAGCGTTAAATGGTGTTGATTCATTATTGTCTATTTGCCAGATGCCTAAGGGCGTTGCTGTTGGCACATTGGCTATTGGTGAGCCTGGTGCAGCTAATGCCGGTTTATTGGCTGCACAAATATTAGGCTGTCAAAACCCTGAAATTTTCGCCAAAATTGAAGCGTTTCGTAAAGAGCAAACCGACACTATTCTAGCTAACCCAAATCCTGCAGAGTAATAATGACTATATTAATTTTAGGTGCTGGGCAGCTTGCGCGAATGATGAGCCTTGCTGGCGCACCGCTTAATTTAAATGTGGTTGCTTATGATGTTGGCAGCCAACAAATTGTGCACCCGCTAACCAACCAAGTGTATGCAACCACACTTGAGCAAGCTATCGATGATGCAGATGCGATTACCGCTGAATTTGAACATATCCCCGATGATGTATTAACGCTTTGCTGTAATAGCAATAAGTTTTATCCAGGTAAACAAGCAATAAAAACCGGTGGTGACCGTTCGCTTGAAAAAGCTTTGTTAGATAAAACCGAAGTAGCTTGTGCCCCATACCAACTTATTACTGAAAAAGCGCACCTTGAACAAGCAGTTAAAACATTAGGCAAACCGTTAGTAATAAAAACCTGCCAAGCTGGGTATGACGGCAAAGGACAGTGGCGTTTAAAATCAGATGATGAGATAAACACTATTTGGGCTGAAATGGCCGACTTTATTGCCTCAGGTACAGAGCAGGCACCGCACACAATTATTGCTGAGAAAATGATCCCGTTTGATCGTGAAGTCTCTATTATTGGCGCGCGCGACAAAGAGGGTAACGTTGCAATTTATCCACTTACTGAAAACCAACATACCAATGGTGTATTAACGCTTTCACTAGCCGGTAAAGATAATAGTTTAGTTGAGAGCCAAGCAACCTCAGCATTTACCCGTATTGCTAATGAGCTTAATTATGTAGGTGTATTGGCCATAGAGTTTTTTGATGTTCAAGGTACGTTATTAGTTAACGAAATTGCCCCTCGCGTGCATAACTCAGGGCATTGGACTCAGCAAGGTGCTCATTGCTCGCAATTTGAAAACCATATGCGTGCTGTTGCAGGGTTACCTTTGGGTAATACGCAAATTAAGCAACCTACTGCTATGATCAACGTCTTAGGGCAAGAAAAAATCCCAAATGAGGTTTTAAAAACAGCGGATGTAACCAGTCACTGGTATGGTAAAGGCGTTAAGCCCGGTCGTAAAATGGGGCATATTAATGTTTCGGGTGAGAGTTTACAGCAATTAGGTAACCGCCTAGCTGAACTTACATCATGCTTGCCAGAGCAGGATTACCCAGGCGTATTAGCTACTAGCAAATCGCTATTATAAGTTAAAAAATTAAGCGGTAAGTTGAATTCAATTTATCGCTTTACCTTCTAAAGGTTTCTTTTTAATGATCCACCCAAAGTTTCGTACTATTGTGTTTGCTTTTTTTATGGCACTTTTCATGTCAGGGTTTATGTCATTTGTTATTTCAATATTTAATGTGGGCATGGTCGATAATATTGTAACTATATGGCTTAAAGCCTGGTTATTTGCTTTTTGCATTGCCTTTCCTACAGTTATATTTGTTGCCCCCGTTGTCCATAAACTGACTAATAAACTTATTCGGGCTTAAACTATGCTGATCGCTAAACTGCATAAGCCAACATTCATATTATTACTCACACTTTGTATGACTCCGTTTATAGGAGCAGGAAGTGCATTGGTATTAGGCGCCATATTTGCCATTACCTTAGGCAACCCGTTTAGTGAACTTTCTCAAAAAGCCAGTAAAGTAATGCTCAAGCTTGCTGTTGTAGGCTTAGGCTTTGCTGTTGATTTTAATGAAGTAATTGAAGTAGGGCGCAGCTCATTAGTATTAACAATTGTTAGTATTACTGCCATAATCGGGCTTGGAGAGATTTTAACCCAAGTTTTTAAGCTTAATCGTAATACAGGCGTGCTAATTTCATTTGGTACCGCTATTTGCGGTGGCAGCGCCATTGCCGCTATGGCACCGGTCATAAAAGCTAAAGATCACGAAGTCGCTGTTGCCTTAGGGATTGTATTTTTACTCAATGGAGTGGGATTATTATTATTTCCCGCAATTGGGCACTATTTTGAGTTAACCCAACAGCAATTTGGTTTGTGGGCCGCATTAGCCATTC
It encodes the following:
- a CDS encoding MepB family protein, with protein sequence METSNSRTELTTLLQTNFASLGYKLPSADELVSHDHNAQYHGYAFTLNQKRIIYRKAKVTPDRPDAFLALWKRPADCSNSKPIPFTNEFDYLLVAVSSDGLTSSNNQVANSQSGLFIFPVELLVKKGIVSSLNSKGKTAFRVFPPWSESRALKRTSTFSNSAKVTQRWQCDYFLKQDQNKLIDLSKLNKILANAV
- the msrA gene encoding peptide-methionine (S)-S-oxide reductase MsrA; translated protein: MNKTLVFAVTSAVLLTSSFAHAKTEQAILAGGCFWCMESDFEKLEGVTDVISGFTGGEIKNPTYNGNHRGHYEAVLVTYNTDVLSYQDILNHYWVNIDPFDAKGQFCDKGPSYRSAIFVANEQQRKLAQKSKQAVISEFTKQTVVTPILDAKTFYPIKGKESYHQDYYKNNPIRYNTYRWRCGRDSRLEDIWGDRVTH
- a CDS encoding GNAT family N-acetyltransferase; its protein translation is MFKTIKLPRVTLRLITHKHGAALLTILNNPLVYEFNDYKTPLNKEHVKQLIQDDISSYYQGEGVRLAIEHNMSGVLIGTCGLYNINNQTKTAYLGFELDPFYWQQGLMHEVLKGFVSEIHRSLNIEHLYAEIHGKNVRCYNLLTKLGFVFNQQISNGVWHKQLTKMDGA
- a CDS encoding porin, which encodes MKIKLVSLAIAGVLTTPSVSAIEVFKDEKNTVAIGGYIDARVINTQGQNEVVNGASRINFDFKRQLKNGWEAMALVEWGVNPVGSSDIVYNNRFESIQDEFLYNRLGYAGLKHDKYGQITIGKQWGAWFDVVYATNYSYVWDGNAAGVYTYNKDDGAVNGTGRGDKTLQYRNSYGDFDFSVQTQLKNSAFYTCDVSDITESQCQANFESGDTAAQQVEFNYTFGGAVTYNVTDKLKLTAGINRGEFELTYGDGTTRSVDDLIYGAGVIWGNIDAPGLYVAANINKNENHDTDNIGRLIKDAIGIETFVSYRFENDFRPFIAYNLFDAGDDYVIQPNFNADPNDVFKRQFAVIGVHYLIDENTQLYVEARKDFGDFESDNKQQQAQMEQSEDDGIAFGFRYVL
- a CDS encoding alpha/beta hydrolase; protein product: MRIKKAIILNMLLTASVFGLAITGVSYYQNDISEFVDVTLDSKVLKESRKVFIRLPGSFDKNKAYPLIIKTDGNFNLANWDKALKTLNHESILNESILVAIPNQFFTDTRNRDLVPPYARKDVNTNPRPKHESSPEIFGKADLFLAFIEQELLTYLEANYTLTENRILTGFSAGGSFTLYTLHTKPKLFNGYFAFSPAAWYDDMTVTKRFDTFLKTNINCIKQPTFLYITVGGAEHSLMLGAYNNLVTSLAKHPNDWLKWGSTINNNAEHNQNPALSVDKALLNYTAFLSSQINTPSD
- a CDS encoding TetR/AcrR family transcriptional regulator codes for the protein MSKKEKTRDKVLASAWELFLLQGYDHTSTREIAVAANVAVGTVFSHFENKIDLLMAGMQQQIEVIIEQAKQSDTQRPPRLKLRHYAHPLYSFYCENSEFSKLLISDIIWREDFFKAQMDEFKKLLFSEQPEFDEIKASVMMDCYFMTLITGLNDEIPNAEAMLRQLSNKIALL
- a CDS encoding CPXCG motif-containing cysteine-rich protein, with the translated sequence MNQLTEKSISCPYCGESIEVLIDVADIDEQYIEDCQVCCKPISFVVFEDNDELNVNVYSEDEAF
- a CDS encoding LysR family transcriptional regulator — its product is MLDIIALFIKVNDYKTFNEASVKLNIPLPTLQRKIKKLEEDLSLALFYREKGSLRLTEPGKSFYSHCLAHVEGLQSTLCNFKNSSENKVSKIKLIAPQNFIKSVYFSGVINQFTLLYPNIKIHMMLSDERLDLKATEFDLAIRIGKLDSSQNICKVINQMSFVLACSSSLIEQYGIPSNFDDLAKLPHISCSPFENWSFKANKNEKVIFKPQPNFISNDIEMCALAAIEGRGVYYGPKYCLLPHIKDESLVEVLTQFKPIKRDVNLIWPDKLIPKSTRYLIDFLEYSLKGVKM